In one Salvelinus fontinalis isolate EN_2023a chromosome 16, ASM2944872v1, whole genome shotgun sequence genomic region, the following are encoded:
- the vgll2b gene encoding transcription cofactor vestigial-like protein 2b, whose amino-acid sequence MSCLDVMYPAYGHYAPYAPAAPAFINSFQAPIGLRSPSPRRRDFMMESAEMTRCPEGVSAGTSTGPGSSSSASSSSSYPRATRPEECHKEKQEVPEAEYLTSRCVLFTYYQGDISSVVDEHFSRALSSYMEGEGKRRASDLGKDTPSPSSRRSFPPSFWDSNYSSPQSRSHCEPGMPTYSMDPYASGLHPGIPHPHAHPHAHPHSHLHPSEGWGYTPSQAYGPPRPLHELYTPGGLEPHHPYSPLLMPTVRPHHLGSLPVHHPYDVTKLDPTAPWPGLLPSGEMALNMDAGLQHHKKGKDLYWF is encoded by the exons ATGAGTTGTTTGGATGTTATGTACCCAGCCTATGGACATTACGCACCGTACGCTCCAGCCGCCCCCGCGTTCATCAACAGCTTCCAG GCACCCATCGGTCTGAGGAGCCCCTCTCCTCGCCGCAGAGACTTCATGATGGAGAGCGCGGAGATGACAAGGTGTCCGGAGGGGGTTTCGGCGGGCACCAGCACGGGCCCTGGCTCTTCCTCCTCcgcctcttcctcatcctcataTCCCCGTGCCACTCGACCAGAGGAGTGCCATAAGGAGAAACAGGAAGTGCCCGAGGCTGAGTACCTGACGTCTCGTTGTGTCCTCTTCACGTACTACCAAGGGGACATCAGCAGTGTGGTAGATGAACACTTCTCCAGGGCTCTCAGCTCCTACATGGAGGGAGAGGGCAAGAGGAGGGCATCAGACCTGGGCAAAG ataccCCTTCACCCAGCAGTCGCCGCAGCTTCCCCCCTTCCTTCTGGGACAGCAACTACTCCTCCCCCCAAAGTCGCTCCCACTGCGAACCCGGAATGCCCACTTATTCCATGGACCCCTACGCTTCCGGACTCCACCCGGGCATTCCGCACCCTCACGCGCATCCTCACGCTCACCCCCACTCGCACCTCCACCCATCAGAGGGGTGGGGCTACACCCCGAGCCAGGCCTACGGGCCCCCCAGGCCCCTCCACGAACTCTACACTCCTGGTGGCCTGGAgccccaccacccctacagccCCTTGCTTATGCCCACCGTGCGGCCCCACCACCTGGGCTCCCTCCCCGTTCACCACCCCTATGACGTCACCAAGCTGGACCCCACCGCGCCCTGGCCGGGCTTGCTGCCCTCCGGAGAGATGGCCCTCAACATGGACGCAG GCCTCCAGCATCACAAGAAAGGGAAGGACCTGTACTGGTTTTAA